GAATGTAGGCGAAGTTGAGCGAAGTGCCGGAATCACCGCCATTTTGATAGTTAAAGCGGGTTTCCGTGTAGGTCTTCAGCGTGCCGAGTTCGGTTTCCGAAGCGGTTGATGTACGCAGTGTGAAGCGCGACAAGAAGTTGTAGGTGTCGCGATCCTTGCCCTTGTCTGTAAACTTAAAGCCACCGCCTTCAACTGCAGATACACCAGCGCCGCGATAATAGACGTCATCGCCGCCCTTGATGTCTGCACGAACGTAGCCGTGGATGCGCAGGCAGGTTTCGGTGCCTGGAATATAGAAGTAGCCAGCGCCGTATGCATCGCAAACGCGGACATATTCAACTGCTTCTGGCTCTGGAGCGACGATTGCGTCTGCTGCCTGAGCGCCGGTAGCTGCAACGAGAGCTGCAGCGGAGCCGAGGAGAAGGCTCTTGATGTTCATTTCTGACCTCCAGTCAAGAACTGACCAAAAGTCGTAAAATTAAATAATTTCAATTACTTGACGGTTTAGAAGATTTTAAAGCCGTAAAAGTCAGAAAATTTAAGTCAACCACAAAGGGATTTCAAAGGCTTAATTCAGCTTTTAAAGGGCGTTCATTTACTGATTTCTGTGGTGGGTTAATGGAGGAGAGGATGGGATTCGAACCCACGAGACCCTTGCGGGTCTACTCCCTTAGCAGGGGAGCGCCTTCGACCTCTCGGCCACCTCTCCGGTAGAGGCCAGATAACTGGTAGTTCTAATCATTTCAAGCGAATTGCGCAGCTTATGGCAAATTTCACAGCATTTTTTTGTACTTTATATAAGGGTCTCCATGAATCTCTATGAATTACCTCCGATTAATGACTGTGCCAGCGGCGTTGCGTTGCCATTTCCGCATAAGATTCGCTTACGAATTTCCTGAGATATAGAGCTTCTTGGAAATACTACATAAATGACTGCCGTAAGGCGCTCGCGAGAAAGGGATTCGTTGCTGCTACCGCCAATGTGACGGAAAAGCATGCCATTTCAATCGTTAAGACAGGTTAACAAGTGTTTACAAACTTAAATGAATTACTAATTTCTTCGATGAAGCTGGGTGATTTCGTGTCATTTCTGCAACAGGACCTACTGATACATACGCAATAAGGGGTGAGTGGCTACATTCGTAGTTGAACTCAAAAAGTTGGCGAGTATCTTCACATCCAGAAGAAGGAGCGCTTCGGGGCGACTTTTTCATCAGGGGATGGGGACAGGTTGTCCTTCAGCCAAAACAGAATGCCCAGACCCATTTTTAACTTTGACTGGAGGTCAGAAATGAACATCAAGAGCCTTCTCCTCGGCTCCGCTGCAGCTCTCGTTGCAGCTTCCGGCGCTCAGGCAGCAGACGCAATCGTCGCTCCAGAGCCAGAAGCAGTTGAATATGTCCGCGTTTGCGATGCATACGGCGCTGGCTACTTCTATATTCCAGGCACCGAAACCTGCCTGCGCATCCACGGCTACATTCGTGCAGACATCAAGGGTGGCGATAACGTTTACGCTCGTGGCGGCGTTGCTTTTGATGATGGTGGTTTCGCATATGGCGTTAAGAATCAGAAGCGTGACACTTATGACTACATGACACGCTTCTCGCTTCGTTTCTCGACTGCTTCGGAAACAGAGCTCGGCACACTTAAGACCTATGCTGAAACCCGTTTCCAGTATGCAAATGGCGAAGATTCAGGCTCAACCGGCACTCTTCGTTATGGCTACATTCAGCTCGGCGGTCTCCGCGTTGGTCTTGATGAATCCGCATTCGTGACCTTCCCTGGTTACCTCGGCGACGTCATCAACGACGACGTGATCCTCGCTGGTGGTTACCGCACCAACGCAATCAGCTACACCTTCACTGGCGGCAATGGCTTCTCGGCTATCATCGCTCTTGAACAGGGTGGCAATGGCGACTCAGACGTTGACGTAGTTATCGATGACTACACACCACATGTTGTTGGTGGCCTGAAATACGCTCAGGGCTGGGGCTCGATTGCAGCTGTTGCAGCTTACGACGCACGTAACGAAGAGTGGGCTGGTAAGGTTCGCCTCGACGTAAACGTAACTGATCAGTTCTCCGTATGGGTACAGGGCGGCTACAAGTCGAACGACGACACCTATGTTGGCGGTCTGCGTGCAGACGGCAGCTTCGTTGGTGTTCGCGTCATCGACAGCTTCTACGGCACATGGGGCGGCGATTGGGCTGTTTGGGGCGGCGCGAAGTTCAAGGCAACCGACAAGGCTACCTTCAACGTTCAGCTCGCTTACGAAGATGCAAAGACCTTTGCAGCAACTGCAAACGTCGCTTACGAACTGGTTCCAGGCTTCACCATCACTCCAGAAGTTTCCTACACCAAGTGGGACAACAAGTATTCGCCGCTTAAGGGTGACGATGCTTGGCAGGGTATGGTTCGCTTCCAGCGTTCGTTCTAATCCTTACGGATTGGTTTGAGAAAAACCCGGCAGCCTCGCTGTCGGGTTTTTTGTTGTCTACGGTTTGAAAATCCGGCGTCGCTCTTGTATTGATCAGCGGGTTAGTTTGTTAGGGCTCATTCTATAGGTCACACGACATCGGAGTTCTGATTTTATGCTGAAATGGTTTTGGCCAGCTTTGACATGGACCGCAGCGCTGACATCTCTAGCGCTCTGGTTTGGTGCGGATAGGGTCGAGGCCGATATCAGCGCGCGGGCAGCGCAAGCGCTTTCACCTTACGTATGGACTGGCTTCGATGTTGATGGTCGTGATGTCGTTCTGAAGGGCATGGCGCCTGATCCAGAATCTCAGCGCGCAGCAGTTCAGGCTGTGCAAAAGCTTCGCGGTATTGGTGATTTTTCGGATCTTACGACTGTTCTTCAATCCGCCAGCCCGTATGTTTTCAAATTCACCCAAGGCGGTGAAGGAATTGTCCTCTCAGGTTATATTCCTGATAATTCCATGCGCGATAAAATTATGAATGCAGCGGAATCTATCGGCTCGGGCATGTTAGTCGATGATCAAATGGCGCTCGCGCGCGGTGCGCAGCCCGAATTTGAACAGCGTGTTCTTTTCGCCATTGATCTCGCGAAAAAACTGACCGATGCAGAGATAGAAATATCCGAAGCTAAATTGTCAGTTAAAGGAAAAGTCAGCGATGATAGCGCTCTCAATGCCCTTAGCGCGGAATTGAATGGGCCGTTGCCTCATGGCTTGAGCTTAGCGGGCTCTAATATTACGAAGTTCTGATTGCATTGCATAATTTAACGCACTCATCCCCCGTTTGTTCGTATTGTCTGATTGACAGCGGAGGCTTCGGTGCCTTTCCTATACATAAGGAAAGTGCTTCGGTTCGGTTGGCAGGCGAGTTTTAAATGCTTTATCTTGCAGAGATGTTTTGGCCCGTACTTTTGTTGTCGGGTCTGATTGGATTGGCAGTTGGGTGGCTGACGGCTTCTAAGTGAGTTGCCGTTGGGTGAATTGCGCAGCGTTTTATTGATTGCCGTGGTTGAAGCCGCGTGCAGATGCGTAGAGTAAGAGGAAACCTTAATGCCGATGTTGATTGTTCAATTGGCGATACTCATTGCCGTTGCTTTTGTAATTGGCTGCATTTTGGGTCGCCTGCTTAAAGGTAGAAAACCTGCTGATAAAATTAGAGAAGATATCGTCGTCGCGGCTGCGCTCTCGACGCCTGCATTAGACGAAAAGCCAGAGCCATTAGCACCAGCGAAAGAAGCCGTAGCTGAAGAGACTGAGGCAAAGCAGGTCGAGGTAGCGGTCGATCCGCTTCAAGATGAGCCGAAAGCTGAGCTTCCTTCGGCTCCCGAGGAGCCAGAGGAAGCGCAAATCAAGGAAACGGTTGTCGTTGTTGTCGAAGCTGATAGGCCGGAATTGTTGGATGCTCCGTTGCGCGGTAAGCCGGATGCTCTGACTGTAATTAATGGTATCGGGAATGCAATCGAAGCCAAGCTAAATAAGCTCGGCATTTTCCATTACGCGCAAATAGCACAATGGAACATGGACCAGGCTGGCTGGATTGAGCGCAACATTGGCTTTGCAGGTCGCGTGACGCGTGAAGACTGGATAGGGCAGGCGGCCAAACTGGCTGAAGCTGAATCTGCGAGCGCCAAAAAGCGCAGTGCGAAGCCGAAGAGAACAGCAGCAAAAACAAAGGCTACGACGCGTTCAAAGAAAAAGGAGGTTTAAAACGTCTTTCGTATAAAAACTTGGACGTTTTAAACTCTGTCTTTATCGTCTGCCAGAAATCAGGTCAGTTTTGATATCAGCGCTGCCTGTCAGGCGTGCTTTATAAACTTCATAGTTTTCCATAACACGCTGAACATAATTGCGCGTTTCAGAGAAGGGGATGCGTTCGATCCAGTCGACCACTTCTTCAATCGACTTGCCACGTGGATCGCCATATCGTTCAACCCATTCACTCGCCCTGCGTGGACCGGCATTGTAGCCTGCAAAGGTTAGTACATAGGAGCCGTTGAAGCGGTCGAGTTGTTCGCCAAGGAAATGAGCTCCGAGCGTGGCATTGTAAGCTGCATCACTTGTAAGTCTCTGATCTGAATAGGTCATTCCATTGCGCGTAGCGACGCTTTTTGCGGTTGCTGGCATCAATTGAAGCAAGCCACGTGCTCCAGCTTTAGACACCGCTCCGATGTTAAATTCACTTTCTTGACGCGCAATTGCATAAGCAAGCGCTTTGCCTGAGCCACTGATGTTGGCATTGGCCGGAATTGCTCCAACAGGATGCGACAGTGCTCCGACATCCAGTCCACGGAAGGCAGCATTCTTGCCGACGCGCAATGCGAGATAATGGTTTTCATTTTTCTCTGCCATCACCGCAAGGAGTGCCAGCTCTCCAACGCTGTTCAATTCTTGTGAGAGTTGCGTGTAAAGTGCTGTCGCACGATTGCCATAGCCGATCTGCTCGAGACGCCTGATGGCATGGACCGCAGGGCGGCCTGAAAAGCGTATACGCTCAGCATCTGAAGGCTTTGGATAAGCCAGTTCTGGCGCTTTTTCGTTTAAGCGGGCTGCAGAAAGCTGTCCGTAGAACGTCGTGCCGAAATGTGCAGAACGACGGTAGTATGCAGTTGCGTCGCCACCTGCACCAGCTTCCGCCGCGCGACCAAGCCAATAATAGGCGCGGGACGCGGAAATTGGTCGCGAGGAAATTTCCGCAATCTTTGCGAAGTGTGGCGCAGCAAGTTTCGGCTGTTTGAGTGAGCGAAGGGCATACCAACCGGCATGAAACTCTGCTTCCGCAGCCATTGTCGGTGATTCTGCGGCATGCGCTGCCACAAGCCTGTAAGCGAGCTGAGGCTTGTTTATATCCAGAAGTTCACGCGAGAGAATGCGGCGCTCAACCCACCAGGCATCAGGATCCACCAAAGATGAAGCATCCTTGGGAGCCTTTAGCATCAGAGCTGTGGCATCATCAAAACGATCTGCACGACGCAGATAGCGTATCTGCAAGAACGCATAGACGGGGTTTGAGTGCCATGATTTATCAACATCAGCGATAGCCTTGGCAGTATTCTTCGATTTTTGCGAGAGGGCTGCAAAAGCGTTGTAAAGCGACTGCGCCTGAGCTGGACCCGATAGAAGTTTCGCCGACTGCAAACGATCATTATACAGCGAACGCAGAAGAC
This genomic stretch from Brucella pseudogrignonensis harbors:
- a CDS encoding porin — translated: MNIKSLLLGSAAALVAASGAQAADAIVAPEPEAVEYVRVCDAYGAGYFYIPGTETCLRIHGYIRADIKGGDNVYARGGVAFDDGGFAYGVKNQKRDTYDYMTRFSLRFSTASETELGTLKTYAETRFQYANGEDSGSTGTLRYGYIQLGGLRVGLDESAFVTFPGYLGDVINDDVILAGGYRTNAISYTFTGGNGFSAIIALEQGGNGDSDVDVVIDDYTPHVVGGLKYAQGWGSIAAVAAYDARNEEWAGKVRLDVNVTDQFSVWVQGGYKSNDDTYVGGLRADGSFVGVRVIDSFYGTWGGDWAVWGGAKFKATDKATFNVQLAYEDAKTFAATANVAYELVPGFTITPEVSYTKWDNKYSPLKGDDAWQGMVRFQRSF
- a CDS encoding BON domain-containing protein, with product MLKWFWPALTWTAALTSLALWFGADRVEADISARAAQALSPYVWTGFDVDGRDVVLKGMAPDPESQRAAVQAVQKLRGIGDFSDLTTVLQSASPYVFKFTQGGEGIVLSGYIPDNSMRDKIMNAAESIGSGMLVDDQMALARGAQPEFEQRVLFAIDLAKKLTDAEIEISEAKLSVKGKVSDDSALNALSAELNGPLPHGLSLAGSNITKF
- a CDS encoding endonuclease codes for the protein MPMLIVQLAILIAVAFVIGCILGRLLKGRKPADKIREDIVVAAALSTPALDEKPEPLAPAKEAVAEETEAKQVEVAVDPLQDEPKAELPSAPEEPEEAQIKETVVVVVEADRPELLDAPLRGKPDALTVINGIGNAIEAKLNKLGIFHYAQIAQWNMDQAGWIERNIGFAGRVTREDWIGQAAKLAEAESASAKKRSAKPKRTAAKTKATTRSKKKEV
- a CDS encoding lytic transglycosylase domain-containing protein — its product is MSLKQRMLSSGRLVIATSLFAGQLGAAYAQSSLPTEIPTPLARPFAPAATHESPINLVTPKARPATPDPVITSSFNRVENPAAISGTLKTGLDALYSRDVVGAIAYRNGMTKGSLDRQILTWSIATSGISGVPSAEIAAAAAELPGWPGMSALRRNSERALFKEDAPASTVIATFGNTQPQTTEGMIALARAYVANGNKTKAHQLLAPWWAKERLSAEDEARVLKEFSTVLTREDHQRRLLRSLYNDRLQSAKLLSGPAQAQSLYNAFAALSQKSKNTAKAIADVDKSWHSNPVYAFLQIRYLRRADRFDDATALMLKAPKDASSLVDPDAWWVERRILSRELLDINKPQLAYRLVAAHAAESPTMAAEAEFHAGWYALRSLKQPKLAAPHFAKIAEISSRPISASRAYYWLGRAAEAGAGGDATAYYRRSAHFGTTFYGQLSAARLNEKAPELAYPKPSDAERIRFSGRPAVHAIRRLEQIGYGNRATALYTQLSQELNSVGELALLAVMAEKNENHYLALRVGKNAAFRGLDVGALSHPVGAIPANANISGSGKALAYAIARQESEFNIGAVSKAGARGLLQLMPATAKSVATRNGMTYSDQRLTSDAAYNATLGAHFLGEQLDRFNGSYVLTFAGYNAGPRRASEWVERYGDPRGKSIEEVVDWIERIPFSETRNYVQRVMENYEVYKARLTGSADIKTDLISGRR